The Rhodothermales bacterium genomic sequence GGATACTACCTGCTGGGCATGACACGACTGGTGCCCGACGTATTCGAGGACATGGAATTCTCGGTGGACACGGTGTTCGACGAAACCCTGCGCCGCGTGAAAGGAATCGGGATACCGGTCGTAGTACTGCCGGAGTGGTACGATATCGATCAGGCCCCGGACCTGGCCCGATTGCGGCACGAGCTTGCACGATCCCCGGACGGCGATGCCGAACTGCAGACGGTCCTTGAGGACATCGGCCCCTGAGTGTGTATCTTCACCATCAACAGCCAACAATCCAGTTATTTCATGTCATCGGATCGTCGTCAGTTCGAGATGGGGGCGTTCAAGACGCTCGAGCAGTTCATCATAGAGCGTCAGGAGCAGGTCAGTGAGTCAACGGGTGCCTTCTCGCGCCTGCTGCGCGACATCAGCGTGGCAGCCAAGCTGGTGAACTGGCACATGCGCCGGGCCGGTATTGTCGATGTTTTCGGGGCAACGGGTGAGATCAATGTCCAGGGCGAGACGCAGCAGGTCATGGACTCCCTGGCGCACAAGGAGTTCGTCCGGGCACTGAAACGAGGAGGGGAGTGCTGCCTGATCGGGTCGGAGGAGCACTCGGAGGCCATCCCCATTCGTGCAAATGGAAACAGCGACGGTCAATATATCGTGCTCATGGATCCACTGGACGGCTCATCCAACATCGAGGTGAACGTATCGGTGGGTACGATATTCAGCATCTACCGCCTGTCGGAAGAGTTTCCGGAACCCACGCTGGAAGCCGCTCTGCAGCCGGGCTCGGAACAGGTTGCCGCAGGATACATCGTCTATGGATCGTCCACGATGCTGGTGTACACGACCGGGCACGGGGTCAACGGCTTTACACTCGATCCGGCCATCGGCGAATTCCTCCTCAGCCACCCGGATATAACGACGCCGCGCGACGGCAAGATGTATTCCATCAATGAAGGCAATTACAACTCGTTCGAGGATGGTCTGAAAGCCCACATCAAGTGGATGCAGAACGAAGACGCCGGGCTGGGTCACCCCCTGAGTACGCGATACATTGGATCGTTCGTTGCCGATTTCCATCGGAATCTGTTGATGGGTGGGCTGTACATCTATCCGGCTACGCACAAGAATCCCGATGGCAAGCTGCGTTTGATGTACGAAGCCAATCCTTTGGCTTTCATCGTGGAGCAGGCAGGTGGCGCCGCATCCACCGGTCGCGAACGGATCCTGGACGTGGTACCGAGGAAACTGCATCAGCGGACGCCCCTGTACATCGGCAGTCTGGACATGGTGCGTACGGCCGAGGAATTCCTGTCCGGCAAGCGGACCTACAAGCCTGAATCGCTGGCCAAGTGAGGACCGCGTGTACAGCGCTGGCGCCGGCGTCCCTTTCGAATCTGGGACCGGGCTACGATTGCCTGGGTATGGCCATCGAGGGATGGGGAGATCGCGTGTCAGCGGAGAGGCAGTCTGAGCCGGGGGTCGTGGTCGATCACGCTCCCGACAGCATCTGGACAGGCCCGTCGGCCCCTGACATGAATACCGCAGCCGTGGCTGCCGCACACGTTCTCAATGCCTGTGGCAGCTTGCACGGTGTCCGTTTGACCATCCGGAAGGGCATTCGCGCAGGAACGGGGCTGGGCAGTTCT encodes the following:
- the fbp gene encoding class 1 fructose-bisphosphatase, with the protein product MSSDRRQFEMGAFKTLEQFIIERQEQVSESTGAFSRLLRDISVAAKLVNWHMRRAGIVDVFGATGEINVQGETQQVMDSLAHKEFVRALKRGGECCLIGSEEHSEAIPIRANGNSDGQYIVLMDPLDGSSNIEVNVSVGTIFSIYRLSEEFPEPTLEAALQPGSEQVAAGYIVYGSSTMLVYTTGHGVNGFTLDPAIGEFLLSHPDITTPRDGKMYSINEGNYNSFEDGLKAHIKWMQNEDAGLGHPLSTRYIGSFVADFHRNLLMGGLYIYPATHKNPDGKLRLMYEANPLAFIVEQAGGAASTGRERILDVVPRKLHQRTPLYIGSLDMVRTAEEFLSGKRTYKPESLAK